A portion of the Candidatus Pristimantibacillus lignocellulolyticus genome contains these proteins:
- a CDS encoding AraC family transcriptional regulator produces the protein MPTQLPYETYGFRFNNYSNLHLPLCHLFAVGHDNITHDNYRWHGLERQDGPLLLFQYTLNGSGQLDIGQQRMKIQKHQAFLTEIPSDHCYYYDPEQEGWHFYFILIRPHTILPFWNEIVQFLGRIPSLPPTSKPIQILEEIISAAQAGLITDEYIASTYVYSFVIELRKYAESSPIPKKLPDSITSAVQYIDKHYQNMIGQEQLANQLGLSKYQFIRSFTKYMGITPNDYLNRKKIENSLTLLLSTNHSLEYIAQEVGYSSASYYIRVFRKLIGQTPASFRSSKHQLQYDKLYFN, from the coding sequence ATGCCTACTCAATTACCATATGAAACTTATGGCTTTCGTTTCAATAACTATTCCAACCTTCATCTACCGCTTTGTCATCTTTTTGCCGTTGGCCATGATAATATAACGCATGATAATTATCGCTGGCATGGATTAGAGCGTCAGGATGGTCCGCTACTGCTGTTCCAATATACGCTAAATGGCAGCGGTCAACTTGATATAGGACAACAAAGGATGAAAATTCAGAAGCATCAAGCTTTTCTTACAGAAATCCCTAGCGATCATTGTTATTACTATGATCCAGAGCAGGAGGGGTGGCATTTCTATTTCATTCTAATCCGTCCACATACGATTCTTCCATTTTGGAATGAGATTGTACAGTTTCTTGGGCGTATACCTTCTTTACCACCTACTAGTAAACCAATTCAAATCCTTGAAGAGATTATCTCAGCCGCTCAAGCAGGTTTAATTACAGACGAATATATCGCTTCTACTTATGTGTATTCCTTTGTTATTGAATTAAGAAAGTATGCGGAGTCTTCACCTATACCTAAAAAATTACCAGATTCAATTACCTCTGCTGTGCAATATATTGATAAACATTATCAGAATATGATCGGTCAAGAGCAGCTTGCCAATCAACTCGGATTGTCCAAGTATCAATTCATCCGATCATTCACGAAATATATGGGCATCACACCCAACGACTATTTGAATAGAAAAAAGATTGAAAACTCACTAACCTTACTATTATCTACTAACCATTCGCTTGAATATATCGCACAAGAAGTCGGTTATTCTTCTGCAAGTTACTACATTAGAGTTTTTCGTAAATTAATCGGTCAAACTCCAGCTTCATTTCGTTCATCGAAACATCAATTGCAGTATGATAAGCTTTATTTCAATTAA
- a CDS encoding glycoside hydrolase family 27 protein yields MDHRLFSPTPPMGWNSWDCYGAAVTEAEIRGNAEYMAEHLLSTGWDTIVVDIQWSEPGAVSSQYRQFVPLEMDEFSRLIPAVNRFPSAADGQGFKPLADYVHGLGLKFGIHIMRGIPRQAAHNNTAIKGTTATARQIASPNSICPWNTDMYGVDANQDGAQQYYNSLFELYASWGVDFIKVDDIAASRLYDIHLPEIELIQNAIQHCGRQIILSLSPGPAPLEHSGFLSTHANMWRMTDDFWDHWSLLLDMFDRCEKWQGKSGNGNWPDCDMLPLGHIGIRSVDGGGADRWTRFTKDEQVTMMSLWGIFRSPLFFGGELRDNDEWTLNLITNQHIIDMNQHSANARLYSRTSHCIVWTADGENDSTYVAIFNIGEQVLTSELTTHVNDLQKYTLVIDAWENTTIASNEANAFTIPSHGAKVFQLLK; encoded by the coding sequence ATGGATCATCGTCTTTTCTCCCCTACTCCACCTATGGGATGGAATAGCTGGGATTGTTATGGAGCAGCAGTAACTGAAGCTGAAATTCGCGGGAATGCTGAATATATGGCTGAACATTTATTATCAACTGGTTGGGACACTATTGTTGTCGATATCCAGTGGAGTGAACCTGGTGCGGTTTCATCACAATATAGACAGTTCGTCCCATTAGAAATGGATGAGTTCTCTCGTCTAATTCCAGCAGTTAATCGATTCCCATCGGCAGCTGATGGACAAGGCTTCAAGCCTTTAGCTGATTATGTACATGGACTTGGTTTGAAATTCGGTATTCATATTATGCGGGGTATTCCGCGTCAGGCTGCGCATAATAATACAGCAATTAAAGGTACAACTGCTACAGCTAGACAAATCGCATCTCCAAATTCCATTTGCCCTTGGAATACAGATATGTATGGTGTTGACGCTAACCAAGATGGTGCTCAGCAATATTACAACTCATTGTTTGAACTATATGCAAGTTGGGGCGTTGACTTTATTAAAGTCGATGATATTGCTGCCTCACGCCTGTATGATATTCATCTTCCTGAAATCGAGCTTATTCAAAATGCGATCCAACATTGTGGTAGACAGATCATTCTAAGTCTTTCTCCAGGTCCAGCACCACTAGAACATTCAGGCTTCTTATCTACTCATGCCAATATGTGGCGTATGACAGATGATTTCTGGGATCATTGGTCTTTACTGCTCGATATGTTTGATCGTTGTGAGAAATGGCAGGGTAAGTCAGGAAACGGTAACTGGCCTGACTGTGACATGCTGCCACTAGGACATATTGGCATACGTTCAGTTGATGGTGGTGGAGCAGACAGATGGACTCGCTTCACAAAAGATGAGCAAGTTACAATGATGTCGCTATGGGGTATTTTCCGTTCTCCACTTTTCTTCGGAGGTGAGCTTCGAGATAATGATGAGTGGACGTTGAATCTTATTACGAACCAACATATCATTGACATGAATCAACACTCTGCAAACGCCCGTTTATACTCCCGTACGAGTCATTGTATTGTATGGACTGCGGATGGTGAGAACGATTCTACTTATGTAGCCATTTTCAATATCGGTGAGCAAGTACTTACATCTGAACTTACTACACATGTTAACGATCTGCAAAAATACACTCTAGTCATCGATGCATGGGAGAACACTACTATTGCTTCCAATGAAGCCAATGCGTTCACTATCCCATCACATGGTGCGAAAGTGTTCCAATTGTTAAAATAA
- a CDS encoding PrkA family serine protein kinase has product MDIFKRISEYQAESERLAWSGTFREYVEILKNDVSPAMTAHSRVYEMIESHGVEVKNGQKKYKFFEEEIFGLDRAVEKLVEEYFHSAARRLDVRKRILLLMGPVSGGKSTLVTMIKRGLESFSRTEKGTVYAIEGCPMHEEPLHLIPQELRSEVEASLGVRIEGNLCPSCQLRLKDQYNGNIEDVRVERVFISEDDRIGIGTFSPSDPKSQDIADLTGSIDFSTITEYGSESDPRAYRFDGELNKANRGVMEFQEMLKCDEKFLWNLLSLTQEGNFKAGRFALISADELIIAHTNETEYKAFISNKKNEALQSRMIVMPIPYNLNVTEEEKIYSKLISESDMKHVHIAPHALRAAAIFSILTRLKETKKQGMDLVKKMRMYDGQEVEGFKEADLKEMQNEYAEEGMSGIDPRYVINRISSALIKGDMECINALDVLRALKDGLDQHASITKEERERYLNFISVARKEYDDLAKKEVQKAFVYSFEESARTLFENYLDNIEAYCNWAKIKDPLTGEEMDPDERLMRSIEEQIGISENAKKAFREEILIRISSYSRKGKKFDFTSHERLREAVEKKLFTDLKDIVKITTSTKTPDESQLKRINEVSARLMEEHGYCPVCSNELLRYVGSLLNR; this is encoded by the coding sequence ATGGATATTTTCAAACGTATATCAGAGTATCAGGCAGAGAGTGAACGATTAGCTTGGTCAGGTACATTTAGAGAGTATGTAGAAATATTGAAAAATGATGTCTCTCCTGCGATGACTGCGCATTCTAGAGTATATGAGATGATTGAATCGCATGGGGTCGAAGTGAAAAATGGACAGAAAAAGTATAAATTTTTTGAGGAGGAAATATTCGGACTTGATCGAGCAGTCGAAAAGTTGGTAGAAGAATATTTCCATTCTGCTGCACGACGATTGGATGTAAGAAAGCGTATTTTGCTATTAATGGGTCCTGTAAGTGGAGGTAAGTCAACTTTAGTTACGATGATTAAGCGAGGACTAGAGAGCTTTTCTCGTACGGAGAAAGGTACTGTTTACGCGATCGAAGGTTGCCCAATGCATGAGGAACCGCTACATCTCATTCCACAGGAATTAAGAAGTGAAGTGGAAGCAAGTTTAGGGGTTAGAATTGAAGGCAATCTATGCCCTAGTTGCCAATTAAGATTGAAGGATCAATATAACGGCAATATTGAAGATGTTCGGGTGGAGCGAGTATTTATTTCTGAAGATGATCGCATTGGGATTGGTACATTTAGTCCATCTGATCCAAAGTCACAAGATATTGCTGATCTAACGGGTAGTATAGACTTTTCAACAATTACAGAGTACGGGTCAGAGTCAGACCCAAGGGCATATCGTTTTGATGGTGAGCTGAATAAGGCGAATCGTGGCGTTATGGAATTTCAAGAAATGTTGAAATGCGATGAGAAATTTCTTTGGAATTTACTTAGTTTAACGCAAGAAGGAAACTTTAAAGCAGGTCGGTTTGCGTTGATCTCGGCAGATGAACTTATTATTGCTCATACGAACGAAACGGAGTATAAAGCTTTTATTAGTAATAAAAAGAACGAAGCGTTGCAATCTAGGATGATTGTTATGCCAATACCATATAATCTGAATGTGACAGAAGAGGAGAAAATCTATAGCAAGCTCATCTCAGAGAGTGATATGAAGCATGTGCATATCGCGCCACATGCACTTCGCGCTGCTGCCATTTTCTCTATACTTACTCGTTTAAAAGAAACGAAGAAACAGGGTATGGACCTTGTGAAAAAAATGCGGATGTATGATGGTCAAGAAGTTGAAGGGTTCAAGGAAGCTGATCTGAAAGAAATGCAAAATGAATATGCTGAAGAAGGTATGTCTGGCATCGATCCACGTTATGTTATCAACCGTATTTCAAGCGCGCTTATTAAGGGCGATATGGAGTGTATTAACGCACTCGATGTATTGCGTGCATTGAAAGATGGATTGGATCAACATGCATCAATTACGAAGGAAGAACGAGAGCGGTATTTGAATTTTATTTCTGTTGCACGTAAAGAGTATGATGATCTTGCTAAGAAAGAAGTTCAGAAGGCATTTGTCTACTCATTTGAGGAGTCTGCACGGACATTATTTGAAAATTACTTAGATAATATTGAAGCTTATTGCAATTGGGCGAAAATCAAAGATCCGCTTACTGGTGAAGAGATGGATCCTGATGAGCGTCTAATGAGATCTATTGAAGAACAGATAGGCATTAGTGAAAATGCGAAGAAAGCTTTCCGAGAAGAAATACTTATTCGTATCTCATCATATTCACGAAAAGGCAAGAAGTTTGATTTTACTAGTCATGAACGATTGCGTGAAGCGGTTGAGAAAAAATTATTTACTGATTTGAAAGATATCGTAAAAATTACGACTTCAACGAAAACACCTGATGAGAGTCAATTGAAACGAATAAATGAAGTATCTGCACGACTTATGGAAGAGCACGGTTATTGCCCGGTATGCTCTAATGAATTACTGCGCTACGTAGGAAGTTTACTGAATCGATAG
- a CDS encoding glycerophosphodiester phosphodiesterase has product MLRLLNRSIRDFRASYPKLLLFEYLFMLLTSVIIIPVNAFIFNRILMVVGSGSLLNDEVYLLGRTLEGVVGLIMIGLVASFALFIELCVLIILVQQRFFGKEIAISDAILTTLRQTPRLFGYGIFQLFIILLVLIPFIDSPLSASFYKLFNFPIFLQNQVLDVSYTMTLVYVLLLITALYTVLRGIFVLHFIVLEGNTIVEAIRNSLALTRGRRLQLFIWLFLLNSLVLGTGFVVISSLSYLPSWLDINVLKVFSNHYSLTLSTILTYMFALLLMPINIIFLTRLFYYFGRMKGMNLRNTLMVYPSKFGGMERRITNYLNKRERTRLLYAGIAVIYIGLALFVGFKANDSLVYAKWSVLISAHRGDVESAPENSLPSIEMAIEKGIQSVELDVQLTKDGVAVVHHDYTLKRLAGVSERVSNLTYAEISKFSIGLDANDQPVYIPELSEVLTMTKGRIKVLLDLKPDGLGDELAREVVELVQAFDMEEDVYIQSFDSHTLKQIREKAPDIKIGQILFFAFGDLSMLDVDFYTVEQVMLTEQLVKKAHASGREIWVWTVNSRHNLKEVLKFDVDGIITDYPVLAQSMVEIDF; this is encoded by the coding sequence ATGCTTAGGCTGTTGAATAGAAGCATTCGAGATTTTCGGGCATCGTACCCCAAGCTACTCCTTTTTGAATATTTATTTATGTTACTGACGAGTGTAATCATCATTCCTGTTAATGCGTTTATTTTTAATCGGATATTAATGGTTGTCGGTTCTGGCTCATTGCTTAACGACGAAGTGTATCTGCTAGGACGCACTTTAGAAGGTGTTGTTGGACTAATTATGATTGGACTTGTTGCTTCATTTGCACTGTTTATAGAATTATGCGTGCTTATTATATTAGTTCAGCAACGCTTCTTTGGCAAAGAGATTGCGATCTCAGATGCAATATTAACTACACTACGCCAGACTCCACGATTATTTGGATATGGTATTTTCCAGTTGTTTATCATCTTACTTGTGCTTATACCGTTTATAGATTCGCCACTGTCTGCATCGTTCTATAAACTTTTCAATTTCCCTATTTTTCTGCAAAATCAAGTATTAGATGTTTCTTATACGATGACTTTAGTATATGTACTGTTGCTTATTACTGCATTGTATACGGTGCTACGTGGAATTTTTGTATTGCACTTTATCGTACTTGAAGGAAACACGATTGTTGAAGCAATTCGTAATAGTTTAGCTTTGACTCGGGGTAGAAGGTTGCAACTTTTCATTTGGCTATTTTTATTAAATAGTTTGGTGCTCGGGACAGGTTTTGTTGTGATTTCATCACTGTCTTATTTACCTTCTTGGCTAGATATTAATGTACTTAAAGTATTTTCAAATCATTATTCTTTGACGTTATCCACTATATTGACATATATGTTTGCTCTGCTGCTAATGCCGATTAATATTATCTTTCTTACTCGATTGTTCTATTATTTCGGTCGAATGAAAGGAATGAATTTACGGAATACTCTAATGGTTTATCCGAGTAAATTTGGTGGAATGGAGCGCCGTATCACCAATTATTTGAATAAGCGTGAACGAACACGGCTATTGTATGCGGGTATAGCTGTTATATACATAGGGTTAGCTTTATTTGTTGGCTTCAAAGCGAACGATAGTCTTGTTTATGCCAAATGGAGTGTACTAATATCGGCACATCGAGGCGATGTAGAAAGTGCTCCAGAAAACTCTCTTCCATCTATTGAGATGGCTATTGAGAAAGGAATTCAATCGGTTGAACTGGACGTTCAATTGACGAAAGATGGAGTAGCCGTAGTACATCATGACTATACGTTGAAGCGATTAGCTGGAGTGTCGGAGCGGGTGTCTAATCTCACTTATGCGGAAATTAGCAAGTTCTCTATCGGCTTGGATGCAAATGATCAACCCGTATATATTCCAGAATTAAGTGAAGTATTAACTATGACCAAGGGTAGAATCAAAGTGTTGCTAGATCTGAAGCCAGATGGTCTCGGTGATGAGCTAGCGAGAGAAGTTGTGGAGCTAGTCCAAGCTTTCGATATGGAGGAAGATGTCTACATTCAATCATTTGACAGTCATACATTAAAGCAAATTAGAGAAAAAGCACCGGATATTAAGATCGGTCAAATTTTATTTTTCGCTTTCGGTGACTTATCTATGCTTGATGTTGATTTCTATACTGTTGAACAAGTGATGCTAACAGAGCAGCTTGTAAAGAAGGCACACGCTTCAGGACGTGAAATATGGGTGTGGACGGTCAACAGCAGACATAATTTGAAGGAAGTATTGAAGTTCGATGTCGATGGCATTATAACCGATTATCCAGTACTCGCTCAGTCTATGGTTGAGATTGATTTCTAA
- the leuA gene encoding 2-isopropylmalate synthase has translation MKNYDKYTKGYFMPPVSSLKWTQKEYITEAPTWCSVDLRDGNQALIVPMNLEEKLEFFKLLVKIGFKEIEVGFPAASETEFTFLRTLIEQNLIPDDVTIQVLTQAREHIIRKTFESLKGAPRAVVHLYNSTSVAQREQVFRKTKEEIINIAVAGAELLKTCAEETEGNFQFQYSPESFTGTEVEFALDICNAVLDVWQPTADNKVIMNLPVTVSMSMPHVYASQIEYMSENMKYRENVILSLHPHNDRGTGVADTELAILAGGQRVEGTLFGNGERTGNVDIITLALNMYSHGVNPQLNFENLPEIRAIYERLTRMTVNERHPYAGELVFTAFSGSHQDAIAKGMKWREEEDRQYWSVPYLPIDPLDIGRQYEGDIIRINSQSGKGGIGYLLQQNYGLDLPQLMRENFGYKVKDISDRLNKEIMTEEIYDIFKTEYVNIKAPIEFVNYHFTKSDDFQTVVTVKMNDQLIELTGTGEGRLDAISNALQSNLEVNFSNLTYKEHALDVGSKSQAVSYIGITAIDGTMYWGCGVDVDIMTSSVKALVSAINKMIG, from the coding sequence ATGAAAAATTACGATAAGTATACTAAAGGTTATTTCATGCCACCTGTGTCCAGCTTGAAATGGACGCAAAAAGAATATATTACTGAAGCACCTACATGGTGTAGCGTTGATCTAAGAGATGGTAACCAGGCTCTAATCGTTCCTATGAATTTGGAAGAAAAACTTGAATTCTTCAAATTACTTGTAAAGATCGGATTCAAAGAAATTGAAGTAGGTTTCCCTGCTGCATCAGAAACTGAATTTACATTTTTACGTACACTAATTGAGCAAAACTTGATCCCTGATGATGTAACGATTCAAGTATTAACACAAGCAAGAGAACATATCATTAGAAAAACGTTTGAATCATTAAAAGGTGCTCCAAGAGCAGTTGTTCATTTATATAACTCGACTTCTGTTGCTCAACGTGAGCAAGTATTCAGAAAAACAAAAGAAGAGATCATTAATATTGCTGTAGCAGGTGCAGAGCTATTGAAAACATGTGCAGAGGAAACGGAGGGTAACTTCCAGTTCCAATACTCTCCTGAAAGCTTTACAGGTACAGAGGTTGAATTTGCATTAGATATTTGTAATGCGGTACTTGATGTATGGCAACCGACAGCAGACAATAAAGTCATTATGAACTTGCCTGTTACCGTATCTATGTCAATGCCTCACGTGTATGCAAGTCAGATTGAATATATGAGCGAAAATATGAAGTATCGTGAGAATGTCATTCTATCACTACATCCACATAATGATCGTGGTACTGGGGTTGCGGATACGGAGCTTGCAATTCTTGCAGGTGGCCAAAGAGTTGAAGGAACACTATTTGGTAATGGAGAAAGAACAGGTAATGTCGATATCATTACGCTTGCTTTGAATATGTATTCTCATGGTGTTAATCCTCAATTGAACTTTGAAAATCTTCCTGAAATTCGTGCAATTTACGAAAGATTGACGCGTATGACAGTTAATGAAAGACATCCATATGCAGGAGAACTTGTATTTACAGCATTTTCTGGCTCACACCAAGATGCAATTGCTAAAGGGATGAAATGGCGTGAAGAAGAAGATCGACAATATTGGTCAGTTCCTTACTTGCCGATTGATCCACTGGATATTGGTAGACAGTACGAGGGCGATATTATTCGTATTAATAGCCAATCTGGTAAAGGTGGCATCGGCTACTTATTGCAACAGAACTATGGTTTGGATCTACCTCAACTAATGCGTGAAAACTTTGGTTACAAAGTTAAAGATATATCCGATCGTTTGAACAAAGAAATTATGACAGAAGAGATTTATGATATTTTCAAAACTGAATATGTAAATATAAAAGCACCAATTGAATTTGTAAATTATCATTTCACGAAATCTGATGATTTCCAAACGGTAGTTACAGTGAAGATGAATGATCAGCTAATTGAATTAACGGGTACTGGCGAGGGCAGACTTGATGCGATTAGTAATGCATTGCAATCGAATCTAGAAGTGAATTTCTCTAATCTCACTTACAAAGAGCATGCATTGGATGTAGGATCAAAATCTCAAGCCGTTTCTTATATTGGAATTACAGCCATTGATGGAACGATGTATTGGGGTTGTGGAGTTGATGTAGACATTATGACTTCATCAGTAAAAGCATTAGTGAGTGCAATCAATAAAATGATTGGTTAA
- a CDS encoding SpoVR family protein — protein sequence MTSDDMKQLERAIAEITEVAKGFGLDFYEMRYEICPADIIYTFGAYGMPTRFNHWSFGKSFHKMKTQYDFGLSKIYELVINSNPCYAFLLEGNSLIQNKLIVAHVLAHCDFFKNNIRFSVTNREMVESMSATADRIHEYEKIHGVDTVEKFIDSILAIQEHVDPTIIKPYQLDKKRYIEMAMKEQEKQSALLTPYSSPYQELWDLDVEAKAKDSSKREAALQEAKRFPPRPEKDLIWFIEEYSPILDDWQRDILTMLRDEMLYFWPQIETKIMNEGWASYWHQRIIREMHLTSEETIEFAKLNSSVVVPSKNSLNPYYLGLKIFEDIEKRWDNPTVEEQRRFGRVPGKGREKIFEVRELDSDQSFLRNYLTKNLVDELDLYIFEKKGPEWKITDKSWEHIRDQLVFSKVNGGFPSLHVIDGDYNSNGELYIEHQYEGNELDLKYVERTLPHVQSLWGRNVHLQTVVESKKMVFSCVNGKTTRKFL from the coding sequence ATGACGTCAGATGATATGAAGCAGCTAGAACGTGCCATTGCGGAAATTACAGAGGTAGCCAAAGGATTTGGCTTAGATTTCTATGAGATGAGGTATGAAATATGTCCTGCCGATATCATTTACACATTCGGTGCTTATGGAATGCCTACACGTTTCAATCATTGGAGCTTCGGTAAGTCCTTTCACAAGATGAAAACACAATACGATTTTGGGCTAAGTAAAATTTATGAGCTTGTCATCAATTCTAATCCTTGCTACGCCTTTCTGCTCGAAGGCAATTCATTGATTCAAAATAAATTAATTGTCGCCCATGTTCTAGCTCACTGCGACTTCTTCAAAAACAATATTCGTTTCAGTGTGACGAATCGTGAAATGGTGGAAAGCATGTCTGCAACTGCGGATCGAATTCATGAATACGAGAAGATTCACGGTGTAGACACAGTTGAGAAATTTATCGATTCTATTCTCGCCATCCAAGAGCATGTTGATCCCACCATTATTAAGCCTTATCAGTTAGATAAAAAGCGATATATAGAAATGGCGATGAAGGAGCAAGAAAAGCAAAGCGCTCTACTCACACCTTACTCTTCTCCTTATCAGGAACTATGGGATTTAGATGTAGAAGCTAAAGCAAAGGATTCATCTAAGCGTGAAGCTGCCTTACAAGAAGCAAAGCGTTTCCCACCTCGTCCTGAAAAAGATTTGATCTGGTTCATTGAAGAATATTCTCCCATTCTAGATGACTGGCAGCGGGATATATTAACGATGCTACGTGATGAAATGCTATATTTCTGGCCTCAAATCGAGACTAAGATCATGAACGAAGGCTGGGCTTCGTATTGGCATCAACGTATCATTCGCGAAATGCATCTAACAAGTGAAGAAACGATTGAATTTGCGAAGCTAAATTCATCTGTCGTTGTTCCATCGAAAAACAGTCTTAATCCATATTACTTAGGTTTGAAAATATTCGAGGACATAGAGAAACGCTGGGATAATCCGACAGTAGAAGAACAGCGTCGCTTCGGTCGTGTACCCGGCAAAGGACGCGAGAAGATTTTCGAGGTTCGTGAGCTCGACTCCGATCAATCCTTCTTGCGTAACTACTTAACGAAAAATCTCGTCGATGAACTAGACTTGTACATCTTCGAGAAAAAAGGTCCTGAGTGGAAAATTACAGATAAGTCGTGGGAGCATATTCGAGATCAGCTTGTTTTCTCTAAGGTTAACGGTGGATTCCCAAGCCTACATGTCATCGATGGAGATTATAATAGTAATGGAGAACTTTATATTGAACATCAGTACGAGGGTAATGAGCTTGATCTGAAATATGTAGAGCGTACACTCCCGCATGTACAAAGCTTATGGGGCAGAAACGTTCATCTACAAACAGTCGTCGAAAGTAAGAAGATGGTGTTTAGTTGCGTCAACGGTAAGACGACGAGAAAGTTTTTGTAA
- a CDS encoding YfhJ family protein, with amino-acid sequence MLDNIKRLTELLMEKNPELSEEKAMLWVELLWSDYESTSAKAGYKFQGADYTENLIRQLITSYGDKLHSFIAKNPKYADMLSDPTTGK; translated from the coding sequence ATGTTGGACAATATAAAGCGATTAACAGAACTATTAATGGAGAAAAATCCAGAGTTATCAGAGGAAAAGGCAATGCTGTGGGTAGAGCTATTATGGAGTGATTACGAATCAACCTCCGCCAAAGCTGGTTACAAATTTCAAGGAGCAGATTATACCGAGAATCTTATTCGCCAGCTAATTACTAGCTACGGAGATAAGCTACATTCATTTATCGCGAAAAATCCGAAGTATGCAGATATGTTAAGTGACCCAACAACAGGTAAATAG
- a CDS encoding DUF817 domain-containing protein, whose translation MRSIIQLLHFGYHQAMSCIFPVAIFGTLALSSIIPIPILHRYDAILVVLLLVQYLMYRSGLETLDEIKVICVFHIIGLALELYKVWMGSWSYPEPGFSKIFGVPLYSGFMYASVASFMCQIWRRLRMDMTGWPGLTPAALLGGAIYLNFFTHHFIPDFRWWLTALVFIVFWKTWIIYRVRETTYRMPLTVAFIIVGFFIWLAENIATFLGAWKYPDQHQTWQIVSFSKISSWFLLVIISVIIVAQLKHVKASRTV comes from the coding sequence TTGAGATCAATCATACAACTACTGCATTTTGGCTATCATCAGGCGATGAGCTGTATCTTTCCCGTTGCTATATTTGGAACTTTAGCTCTGTCTAGCATAATACCAATACCTATCCTGCATCGTTATGATGCTATTCTCGTTGTATTGCTACTTGTTCAATACCTAATGTACCGCAGTGGATTAGAGACGCTTGATGAGATCAAAGTAATCTGCGTATTTCACATCATTGGATTAGCACTTGAGTTATATAAAGTATGGATGGGATCTTGGTCGTACCCGGAGCCTGGATTTTCGAAAATATTTGGTGTCCCGCTCTACAGCGGATTTATGTATGCAAGTGTTGCTAGTTTTATGTGTCAAATATGGCGGAGATTGCGAATGGACATGACCGGCTGGCCAGGACTTACGCCTGCAGCGCTACTTGGTGGGGCAATTTATCTTAACTTTTTCACGCATCATTTTATTCCAGATTTTCGTTGGTGGTTAACTGCACTTGTCTTCATCGTTTTCTGGAAAACATGGATTATCTATCGGGTAAGGGAAACAACTTATAGAATGCCTTTAACTGTCGCATTTATCATTGTAGGATTCTTTATTTGGTTAGCAGAAAATATTGCTACGTTTTTAGGAGCTTGGAAATACCCTGATCAGCATCAGACTTGGCAAATCGTAAGTTTCAGTAAGATTAGCTCATGGTTCCTACTTGTAATTATTAGTGTTATTATCGTGGCCCAGCTTAAGCATGTAAAAGCTAGTCGTACCGTGTAA
- a CDS encoding 50S ribosomal protein L25: METNCIQAVERLYQKPSELRHLRNNGRLPGILFGKNISNQMFHIPVTSFQKWIRQGSGPLQLQFTNQDPVSVVIEELQQNPITMELLHVDFQVVQRNEILRTKLPVKLKGVPAGTKLGGVLQTQNTFVEVEALPKYLPKSIEIDISHMEIGHFLLMKDIPLPPEVIMISGENEQLVSLIKP, encoded by the coding sequence ATGGAAACAAATTGTATTCAAGCAGTGGAGCGATTATATCAGAAGCCATCAGAGCTTCGTCACTTAAGAAATAACGGACGCTTGCCAGGTATATTATTTGGCAAAAACATTTCAAATCAAATGTTTCATATTCCCGTAACTAGTTTTCAAAAATGGATAAGACAGGGAAGTGGTCCACTGCAATTGCAGTTTACAAATCAGGATCCAGTTTCTGTTGTAATTGAAGAGCTTCAGCAAAACCCTATAACTATGGAATTGCTACATGTAGATTTTCAAGTCGTCCAAAGAAACGAAATATTGCGTACCAAGCTTCCTGTGAAATTGAAGGGTGTTCCCGCTGGTACAAAACTAGGCGGAGTTCTTCAAACTCAGAATACGTTCGTTGAAGTCGAAGCACTTCCAAAATATTTACCAAAAAGTATTGAAATCGATATTAGCCACATGGAAATTGGACACTTTTTACTCATGAAGGATATTCCCCTTCCTCCTGAAGTGATAATGATTTCAGGTGAAAATGAGCAGCTTGTTTCTCTTATAAAGCCATAG